A window of Candidatus Pantoea floridensis contains these coding sequences:
- a CDS encoding LysR substrate-binding domain-containing protein has translation MRKTEQSIDDDFASHTAFSDDPPLRAVRVFEAIARLGSLSAAAQELNISPSAVSHQLRVLENFLQLPLTDRQGRRLVLSSSGREYYRSIRSAFSVLRQATGHIMEQNPSRKVTISLIPLFGMSWFIPRLPKFSNIHSQIEINVVYANHRNYHSDASDLSIRFGTGQWAGYNAEKLISGKMVPVASKDFLRTHGYIDTPEILAQTKKVHDEERNAWQQWFNSLDITHFRKEGPIFEDGLLTLAAVRAGLGCGLLREPMIAPFLASGELVKLFDHEIDDGRDYYLCTRQNMDLSEDSRLLQRWLYGEAKGSEMNQMIINAK, from the coding sequence ATGAGAAAAACAGAACAATCAATCGATGATGATTTCGCATCACATACAGCGTTTTCGGATGATCCACCTTTACGCGCTGTACGTGTGTTCGAAGCCATCGCGCGTTTAGGTAGCTTGAGTGCAGCGGCGCAAGAGCTAAATATCTCGCCTTCCGCGGTGAGCCATCAGCTTCGCGTGTTGGAAAACTTTTTGCAGCTGCCGCTAACCGATCGCCAAGGCCGCCGGCTGGTTCTTAGTTCGTCGGGCAGGGAATATTATCGCTCCATTCGTTCTGCATTTTCGGTACTCCGACAAGCGACAGGGCATATCATGGAGCAAAATCCCTCACGCAAAGTGACTATCAGCCTGATTCCCCTTTTTGGCATGAGTTGGTTTATTCCCAGACTGCCTAAATTCTCGAATATCCATTCGCAAATTGAAATTAACGTGGTGTATGCCAATCACCGTAATTATCACAGCGATGCCTCTGACCTTTCTATTCGCTTCGGTACCGGACAATGGGCGGGATACAATGCAGAAAAGCTGATCTCCGGGAAAATGGTGCCAGTTGCCAGCAAGGATTTTTTACGCACACATGGCTATATCGATACTCCTGAAATCCTGGCACAAACAAAAAAAGTGCATGATGAGGAGAGGAATGCATGGCAGCAGTGGTTCAACAGTCTCGATATCACGCATTTCAGGAAAGAGGGTCCCATCTTTGAAGATGGGTTACTGACGTTGGCTGCGGTGCGCGCAGGTCTGGGATGTGGCCTGTTGAGGGAGCCGATGATCGCCCCTTTTCTTGCATCAGGCGAACTGGTGAAGCTTTTCGACCACGAAATCGATGATGGCAGGGACTATTATTTATGTACTCGACAGAATATGGATCTGTCTGAAGACAGTCGATTACTGCAGAGATGGTTGTACGGTGAAGCAAAGGGTTCAGAGATGAATCAAATGATAATAAACGCTAAATAA
- a CDS encoding ABC transporter ATP-binding protein, translating to MNLLSVRHLHKHFGGIKAVDDVSLNVKAGDIYGLIGPNGAGKTTCFNLITGLYRADSGEFDLAGKPYTPQRIEKVTQAGIARTFQNLRLFNEMSVLENVMIGRHVRTRNGLWAALSRHRRARAEERETETLAWQWLEYTGIAQFAHYRACDLAYGHQRRLEIARALASDPKLLALDEPAAGMNAAEKVALGGLLRRIRDDGKTLLIIEHDVKLMMGLCDHISVLDYGKVIASGHPETVRRHPAVIKAYLGGHAHV from the coding sequence ATGAATCTGCTGAGCGTGCGTCATTTGCATAAACACTTTGGCGGTATTAAAGCGGTTGATGATGTCAGCCTGAACGTTAAGGCGGGCGACATTTATGGGCTAATTGGGCCGAATGGTGCTGGCAAAACCACCTGTTTTAATCTCATCACCGGGTTATACCGAGCTGACAGTGGCGAATTTGACCTTGCGGGAAAACCCTATACCCCGCAAAGAATAGAAAAAGTCACGCAAGCGGGTATCGCGCGTACTTTTCAGAATCTGCGTTTATTCAACGAGATGAGCGTGCTGGAAAACGTGATGATCGGCAGGCATGTCCGGACACGTAACGGTTTGTGGGCCGCTCTCTCCCGCCATCGCCGCGCGCGTGCTGAAGAGCGTGAGACCGAAACACTGGCATGGCAGTGGCTTGAATACACCGGTATTGCTCAGTTTGCCCACTATCGCGCTTGCGACCTGGCTTACGGCCATCAGCGCCGGTTGGAAATCGCCAGGGCGTTGGCATCGGATCCCAAACTGCTGGCGCTGGATGAACCCGCAGCGGGCATGAATGCGGCAGAAAAAGTCGCGCTAGGTGGTTTGCTGCGCCGCATTCGGGACGATGGTAAAACGCTGCTGATTATTGAGCACGATGTGAAATTGATGATGGGATTGTGCGATCACATCTCGGTACTGGACTACGGCAAAGTGATTGCATCTGGCCATCCAGAGACGGTGCGTCGCCATCCTGCGGTGATC
- a CDS encoding branched-chain amino acid ABC transporter permease, translating into MLIAPWLASATGGNYWVRVIDFTLLYIMLALGLNIVVGFTGLLDMGFIAFYAVGAYLAALLASPHLMDAFPALQSMFSHGMHTSYLWLVPLGAFVAGICGILLGAPTLGLRGDYLAIVTLGFGEIIRILMRNLDRPVNITNGAKGISGIDSLNLFGLKFSGTYHLLGQKIPALYLWYYLFALLIAVIIFICLRLQHSRIGRAWHAIREDEDVARAMGINVRNFKLLAFALGASFGGVAGVMFASFQGFVSPESFTLNESIVVLAMVVLGGIGHVPGVILGAVLLSALPEVLRSQAIPLQQALFGSVIIEPEILRQLFYGLALVLVMLFRPHGLWPVRHPGVAS; encoded by the coding sequence ATGCTCATTGCGCCTTGGCTTGCATCTGCCACGGGTGGTAATTACTGGGTCAGGGTGATTGATTTTACTCTGCTCTACATCATGTTGGCATTAGGGTTGAATATTGTGGTGGGCTTTACGGGCCTGCTGGATATGGGGTTTATTGCCTTTTATGCCGTGGGTGCCTATCTCGCGGCGCTTCTGGCGTCACCGCATCTTATGGATGCCTTTCCCGCCTTGCAGTCCATGTTCTCCCATGGCATGCATACCTCCTATTTGTGGCTGGTGCCGTTAGGCGCTTTTGTTGCGGGTATCTGCGGCATTCTGCTGGGCGCACCCACGCTGGGATTACGTGGTGACTATCTGGCGATCGTCACACTGGGGTTTGGTGAAATCATCCGTATTTTGATGCGTAACCTCGATCGTCCGGTCAATATCACGAATGGTGCAAAAGGCATTTCAGGTATTGATTCCCTGAATCTGTTTGGCCTGAAATTCAGTGGCACTTACCACCTGCTGGGCCAAAAAATTCCGGCACTCTATTTATGGTATTACCTTTTCGCGCTGCTCATCGCGGTCATCATCTTTATCTGTTTACGGTTGCAACATTCGCGCATTGGCCGCGCCTGGCACGCAATTCGTGAAGATGAGGATGTGGCGCGTGCCATGGGTATCAACGTCCGTAACTTCAAGCTGCTGGCATTTGCGCTTGGGGCGTCATTCGGTGGCGTAGCCGGGGTGATGTTCGCGTCTTTCCAGGGGTTTGTCTCACCGGAGTCGTTTACGTTGAACGAGTCAATCGTGGTTCTCGCCATGGTGGTCTTGGGCGGAATTGGGCATGTGCCGGGCGTCATTCTTGGTGCAGTGTTGCTCTCTGCATTGCCCGAAGTACTGAGAAGCCAGGCGATTCCATTGCAGCAGGCACTGTTTGGTAGCGTGATCATTGAACCGGAAATTTTACGTCAGCTGTTTTATGGCCTGGCGCTGGTACTGGTGATGCTGTTCAGGCCGCATGGCCTTTGGCCGGTGCGTCATCCGGGGGTGGCATCATGA
- a CDS encoding TIR domain-containing protein, giving the protein MVYRTRTYIAGEWDGDKDAIDQLHHWNKSKHWGLSFTDAHDLTQARDSSLNCSIKSSLATRFNSSKKFVLIVGKNTKTARSGRCQYCASYRSWTSSCSKGRSVDHRSYIEYECEKAIKDNLEIIVLYNAASVNKDKCPDAIRNTGTHVAMRSLREDTYCWDYQAVKNAFS; this is encoded by the coding sequence ATGGTATACCGTACCAGAACCTATATTGCGGGCGAATGGGATGGCGATAAAGACGCCATCGATCAGTTACATCACTGGAATAAGAGTAAACATTGGGGTCTTTCTTTTACCGATGCACATGACTTAACACAAGCCCGCGACAGCAGTTTAAACTGCAGTATCAAATCCTCACTGGCAACAAGATTTAATTCATCAAAAAAATTTGTGCTTATTGTTGGAAAAAATACTAAAACGGCCCGCAGTGGTCGTTGTCAGTATTGCGCGAGTTACCGTAGTTGGACAAGCTCTTGTTCAAAAGGGCGGTCGGTAGATCACCGTAGCTACATCGAGTATGAGTGTGAGAAAGCAATAAAGGACAATCTTGAAATCATCGTGCTTTACAACGCGGCCTCAGTGAATAAAGATAAATGCCCTGATGCCATACGGAATACAGGTACTCACGTTGCTATGCGCTCCCTGAGGGAAGATACCTACTGTTGGGATTATCAGGCTGTAAAAAACGCGTTCAGTTAA
- a CDS encoding branched-chain amino acid ABC transporter permease, which yields MDTFIQQLINGLMLGSIYGLIALGYTMVYGILRIINFAHGDILMTGALTTLSGMQLLTQHFPHLNALVVLTIATLLAMGVCALLAMGIERFAYRRLRNAPRLAPLISGIGLSVLLQTCAMIIWSRNPLMFPQVLSMDPIAITAGDAQHPPAIITVTGIVTFLLALSAMAGLWLLVGFTRLGRGMRAVAENPRVASLMGVNPNRIITLTFAIGGVFAALAGVMMASNYGNAGFSMGFLPGIKAFTAAVLGGIGNIRGAMVGGVLLGIIESLGAGYLGELTHGVFGSNYQDVFAFIILILVLVFRPAGLLGERVAQRA from the coding sequence GTGGATACATTTATACAACAACTGATTAATGGCCTGATGCTTGGCAGCATTTATGGCCTGATAGCGCTTGGATACACCATGGTGTACGGAATTTTGCGCATCATTAATTTTGCACACGGCGACATTTTGATGACTGGGGCACTGACTACCCTGTCTGGGATGCAGTTGCTTACTCAACATTTCCCACACTTAAATGCACTGGTCGTACTAACGATTGCCACTCTGCTGGCAATGGGTGTTTGCGCGCTACTAGCAATGGGCATTGAGCGCTTTGCTTACCGCCGCTTGCGCAATGCTCCGCGCCTGGCACCGTTGATCAGTGGTATTGGCCTTTCTGTCCTGCTCCAGACCTGCGCGATGATCATCTGGAGCCGCAATCCGCTGATGTTCCCGCAAGTTTTATCGATGGATCCGATAGCGATCACCGCCGGTGATGCACAGCATCCCCCTGCCATTATTACTGTTACCGGTATTGTCACCTTCCTGCTGGCCTTGAGCGCCATGGCAGGGTTGTGGTTGCTGGTGGGGTTTACTCGGCTGGGACGCGGTATGCGTGCCGTTGCTGAAAACCCTCGCGTAGCCAGCCTAATGGGCGTCAACCCAAACCGCATCATCACGTTGACCTTTGCCATCGGGGGTGTTTTCGCCGCTTTAGCAGGAGTCATGATGGCAAGTAACTACGGCAATGCCGGATTCTCGATGGGATTCTTACCGGGAATTAAAGCCTTTACTGCTGCGGTTCTGGGTGGGATTGGCAATATTCGTGGTGCCATGGTGGGCGGAGTGCTGCTGGGTATTATTGAATCGCTGGGCGCGGGCTATCTGGGAGAGCTAACGCATGGCGTCTTTGGCAGTAATTATCAGGATGTTTTTGCTTTCATTATCTTAATTCTGGTGTTGGTGTTCCGACCAGCAGGGTTGTTAGGCGAACGCGTGGCACAGCGTGCCTGA
- a CDS encoding macro domain-containing protein: MLKVRFFDAKVRSDFCNYASAITGCIAAVVLFKDIPLEYKDIAGVTCIILLILVYLFIWRRANKLRAINLTVEGSTVTIKTGDVFAEQGLKAIAFNEYFDTKVDDIVIARQSLNGKFITEHLSCSREKLDEHIDNYAFAREDVAALNTTRLSGKNQSYKLGTICVWDDYLLTAFARFNKFNEAHLSMPEYLAFLINFWDSVNRVYAQKSVTVPIFGSGITRIKGHKRINDEELLKIMLWTFRVSEMRFKHPAKLTIMIHKDKISQINLFDLQSARNGL; encoded by the coding sequence ATGTTAAAAGTCAGATTTTTTGATGCAAAAGTGAGAAGCGATTTTTGTAACTATGCTTCAGCTATTACTGGTTGCATCGCTGCGGTAGTTTTATTTAAGGATATCCCGCTAGAATATAAAGATATCGCAGGCGTGACATGCATTATCCTATTAATCCTGGTTTATCTTTTCATCTGGCGCAGGGCGAATAAGCTTAGAGCAATTAATTTGACCGTTGAAGGCAGCACGGTAACGATTAAAACGGGTGATGTTTTTGCGGAGCAAGGTCTCAAGGCGATTGCTTTTAACGAGTACTTTGACACGAAGGTAGATGATATCGTCATTGCTCGTCAAAGTCTCAACGGTAAGTTTATTACTGAGCATCTCTCCTGTTCGCGAGAAAAACTGGATGAACACATTGATAATTATGCCTTTGCAAGGGAGGATGTTGCCGCGCTTAATACCACTAGATTATCAGGTAAAAATCAAAGTTATAAGCTTGGAACCATCTGCGTCTGGGACGATTATCTGTTAACGGCTTTTGCCCGGTTTAATAAATTTAATGAAGCCCATTTATCAATGCCTGAATACCTGGCGTTTCTGATTAATTTTTGGGATAGCGTTAATCGTGTGTATGCCCAGAAAAGCGTCACGGTGCCTATTTTTGGGTCAGGCATCACAAGAATAAAGGGACACAAGCGGATCAATGATGAAGAACTGCTGAAAATTATGCTCTGGACTTTCCGAGTGAGTGAAATGCGCTTTAAACACCCCGCAAAATTAACCATCATGATTCATAAAGACAAGATCAGCCAAATCAACTTATTTGACCTCCAGTCAGCAAGAAATGGATTGTAG